A stretch of Microbacterium sp. LWH3-1.2 DNA encodes these proteins:
- a CDS encoding helix-turn-helix domain-containing protein codes for MTTTLTSDVRGEVPDDGEVDPLTIGRRIRQLRTDRGMTLEELAAAVDRAPSQLSMIENGRREPKLTLLQAIARALGSSIDAILESQPLDERATLEISLERAMRGQTFQALGIPPFRIGKTVPTEALKAMLALQGEIERLRDERAATPEEARRANVALRKLMRTQSNYFAELELQARRILDAVDHPGGPLTQRTASDIAAHLGFTLHYVPDLPQTTRSVADIKNGRLYLSSRLTTKGDPRTAVLQALSSRILGHREPTSYADFLRQRVETNYLTGALLIPEAHAVPFLQEAKKDRSISIEDLRDAYSVSYETAAHRFTNLATVHLGLPVHFLKVHESGVITKVYENDDVNFPTDRLGAIEGQMCCRKWTSRVVFDVDDHFNPYYQYTDTGNGTYWCTARVELSSEGAHSISVGVRFDDTKWFLGRDTPNRGVSKHSVEVCCRRAPAELEASWREQSWPNVRTPRTLLATLPTGSFPGVDTTDVYEFLEAHAPR; via the coding sequence ATGACGACGACGTTGACCTCCGATGTGCGCGGTGAAGTCCCGGACGATGGTGAGGTGGACCCCCTCACCATCGGCCGCCGCATCCGGCAGCTGCGCACCGATCGCGGCATGACGCTCGAAGAGCTCGCCGCCGCCGTCGACCGCGCGCCGAGCCAGCTGTCGATGATCGAGAACGGCCGGCGCGAGCCGAAGCTCACCCTGCTGCAGGCGATCGCACGTGCACTCGGGTCATCGATCGACGCGATCCTCGAGTCGCAGCCGCTCGACGAGCGCGCGACCCTCGAGATCTCCCTCGAGCGGGCCATGCGCGGGCAGACGTTCCAGGCGCTCGGCATCCCGCCGTTCCGCATCGGCAAGACGGTGCCGACCGAGGCGCTCAAGGCGATGCTGGCGCTGCAGGGCGAGATCGAGCGGCTTCGCGACGAGCGGGCCGCGACGCCCGAGGAGGCCCGGCGGGCGAATGTGGCGCTGCGCAAGCTCATGCGCACGCAGAGCAACTACTTCGCCGAGCTCGAGCTCCAGGCGCGGCGCATCCTCGACGCGGTCGACCATCCCGGTGGTCCGCTGACGCAGCGCACGGCATCAGACATCGCCGCGCACCTCGGCTTCACCCTGCACTACGTGCCCGACCTGCCGCAGACCACGCGTTCGGTCGCAGACATCAAGAACGGCCGCCTGTACCTCTCGAGTCGGCTCACCACGAAGGGCGACCCGCGCACGGCGGTGCTGCAGGCCCTCTCGAGCCGCATCCTCGGCCACCGCGAGCCCACCTCGTACGCGGACTTCCTGCGCCAGCGCGTGGAGACCAACTACCTCACCGGTGCGCTGCTCATCCCCGAGGCGCACGCGGTGCCGTTCCTGCAGGAGGCGAAGAAGGACCGCTCGATCTCCATCGAGGACCTCCGTGACGCGTACTCCGTGTCGTACGAGACGGCCGCGCACCGCTTCACCAACCTCGCGACGGTGCACCTCGGCCTCCCCGTGCACTTCCTCAAGGTCCACGAGTCGGGCGTCATCACGAAGGTCTACGAGAACGACGACGTGAACTTCCCGACCGACCGCCTGGGCGCGATCGAGGGGCAGATGTGCTGCCGCAAGTGGACGTCGCGCGTCGTCTTCGACGTCGACGACCACTTCAACCCGTACTACCAGTACACCGACACCGGGAATGGCACCTACTGGTGCACCGCACGGGTCGAGCTCTCCAGCGAGGGCGCTCATTCGATCAGTGTCGGCGTCCGCTTCGACGACACGAAGTGGTTCCTGGGCCGAGACACCCCGAACCGCGGTGTCTCGAAGCACTCCGTCGAGGTCTGCTGCCGCCGCGCGCCGGCGGAGCTCGAGGCGTCGTGGCGCGAGCAATCGTGGCCGAACGTGCGCACGCCGCGCACGCTGCTGGCTACCCTGCCCACCGGCTCGTTCCCCGGCGTCGACACCACCGACGTCTACGAGTTCCTCGAGGCGCACGCCCCGCGCTGA
- a CDS encoding response regulator transcription factor — translation MIRLLIADDHPVVRAGLSGLLSDEPGFEVVAEASDGDEAVRLAAATRPDVVLMDLRMPKVDGVAATARIAGGEAGDPPPRVLILTTYESDDQILAAIEAGATGYLLKAAPQAEIVAGIRSVAAGQSALSPQVAVRLVERMRRPAPETVLTVRELDVLRLVATGHSNKQIAAVLGIGESTVKTHLLKVFEKLGVADRTRAVTLAMERGLLS, via the coding sequence ATGATCAGGCTGCTCATCGCCGACGACCACCCGGTCGTGCGCGCCGGCCTCTCCGGGCTGCTCTCGGACGAGCCCGGCTTCGAGGTCGTTGCCGAGGCATCCGACGGCGACGAAGCGGTCCGCCTCGCGGCCGCGACCCGTCCCGATGTCGTGCTGATGGATCTGCGCATGCCGAAGGTCGACGGCGTCGCTGCCACCGCGCGGATCGCGGGGGGAGAGGCGGGCGACCCGCCGCCGCGCGTGCTGATCCTCACCACCTATGAGTCCGACGACCAGATCCTGGCGGCCATCGAGGCGGGCGCCACGGGGTACCTCCTGAAGGCCGCACCGCAGGCCGAGATCGTCGCGGGAATCCGCTCGGTGGCGGCGGGGCAGTCGGCGCTGTCGCCCCAGGTGGCGGTGCGGCTCGTGGAGCGGATGCGGCGCCCCGCGCCCGAGACCGTGCTCACCGTGAGGGAACTTGACGTGCTGCGGCTGGTCGCCACCGGCCACAGCAACAAGCAGATCGCCGCCGTGCTCGGCATCGGCGAGTCCACCGTCAAGACGCATCTGCTCAAGGTGTTCGAGAAGCTCGGCGTCGCCGACCGCACCCGCGCCGTGACCCTCGCCATGGAGCGCGGACTGCTGAGCTGA
- the aceB gene encoding malate synthase A — protein sequence MRTRTGPIPTQTHEPSIEVAGGLAPRYDEILTPEALAFLTELHHRFGARRHDRLADRMRRRFEIGNGHDPQFRDDTRHIREDAEWKVAGAGPGLEDRRVEITGPTDPKMTINALNSGAKVWLADQEDATSPTWKNVIEGQLSLRDAIRGELSFTSPEGKHYEVTATETPTIVMRPRGWHLPEQHIRFTDRTGRTMAASGSLVDFGLYFFHNAQQLIANGRGPYFYIAKLESSEEAKLWDDVFTFSEQYLRLPHGTVRATVLIETLPAAFEMEEILFELRDHIAGLNAGRWDYIFSIIKNYRGRGARFVLPDRSEVTMTVPFMRAYTELLVKTCHKRGAFAIGGMSAFIPNRRDPEVTRRAFEKVAADKKREAGDGFDGTWVAHPDLIPVARAEFDAVLGERPNQLDRQRPEVEVKASDLIDVHIGRPITAAGVHGNVSVAIRYIEAWLRGLGAVAIDNLMEDAATAEISRSQVWQWIHQDRTTEDGTAITRDSIEALISQVLAEADRREGDRFDDAADIFREVALGQDFPAFLTLPAYAKYLVETE from the coding sequence ATGCGCACGCGCACCGGCCCGATCCCCACGCAGACCCACGAGCCCTCGATCGAGGTCGCCGGAGGCCTCGCGCCCCGCTACGACGAGATCCTCACGCCGGAGGCGCTGGCGTTCCTCACGGAGCTGCACCACCGCTTCGGCGCCCGCCGCCACGACCGGCTCGCCGACCGCATGCGCCGCCGCTTCGAGATCGGCAACGGGCACGACCCGCAGTTCCGCGACGACACCCGCCACATCCGCGAGGACGCGGAATGGAAGGTCGCCGGCGCCGGCCCGGGCCTCGAGGACCGCCGCGTCGAGATCACGGGCCCCACCGACCCGAAGATGACGATCAACGCACTGAACTCGGGCGCGAAGGTGTGGCTCGCCGACCAGGAGGACGCCACGAGCCCGACCTGGAAGAACGTCATCGAGGGCCAGCTGAGCCTGCGCGACGCGATCCGCGGCGAGTTGTCGTTCACGAGCCCCGAAGGCAAGCACTACGAGGTCACGGCGACCGAGACGCCGACGATCGTGATGCGTCCGCGCGGATGGCACCTGCCCGAGCAGCACATCCGCTTCACCGACCGCACGGGCCGCACGATGGCCGCGTCGGGCTCGCTGGTGGACTTCGGCCTGTACTTCTTCCACAACGCGCAGCAGCTCATCGCGAACGGCCGCGGCCCCTACTTCTACATCGCCAAGCTCGAGTCGAGCGAAGAGGCGAAGCTGTGGGACGACGTCTTCACGTTCAGCGAGCAGTACTTGCGTCTCCCGCACGGCACCGTCCGCGCGACCGTGCTGATCGAGACCCTGCCGGCCGCCTTCGAGATGGAGGAGATCCTGTTCGAGCTGCGCGACCACATCGCGGGCCTCAACGCGGGTCGCTGGGACTACATCTTCTCGATCATCAAGAACTACCGCGGCCGCGGCGCACGCTTCGTGCTGCCCGACCGCAGCGAGGTCACGATGACAGTGCCGTTCATGCGGGCGTACACCGAGCTGCTCGTGAAGACGTGCCACAAGCGCGGCGCCTTCGCGATCGGCGGCATGAGCGCCTTCATCCCGAACCGCCGCGACCCCGAGGTCACCCGGCGCGCCTTCGAGAAGGTCGCCGCCGACAAGAAGCGCGAGGCCGGCGACGGCTTCGACGGCACGTGGGTCGCCCACCCCGACCTGATCCCGGTGGCCCGCGCGGAGTTCGACGCGGTGCTGGGCGAGCGGCCGAACCAGCTCGACCGCCAGCGTCCCGAGGTCGAGGTGAAGGCCTCCGACCTGATCGACGTCCACATCGGGCGTCCGATCACGGCGGCAGGCGTGCACGGCAATGTGTCGGTGGCGATCCGCTACATCGAAGCGTGGCTGAGGGGCCTCGGCGCGGTGGCGATCGACAACCTCATGGAGGATGCCGCCACCGCCGAGATCAGCCGCAGCCAGGTGTGGCAGTGGATCCACCAGGACCGCACCACCGAGGACGGCACCGCGATCACGCGGGACTCGATCGAGGCTCTCATCTCCCAGGTGCTGGCCGAGGCGGACCGCCGCGAGGGCGACCGGTTCGACGACGCCGCGGACATCTTCCGCGAGGTCGCGCTCGGCCAGGACTTCCCGGCGTTCCTGACGCTGCCCGCCTACGCGAAGTACCTCGTCGAGACCGAGTGA
- a CDS encoding pyridoxal phosphate-dependent aminotransferase, with product MTERPPLSRKPTLSKKLSAIAESATLKVDAKAKTLQAAGRPVISYAAGEPDFATPQFIVDAAAEALHNPANFRYTPAAGLPVLREAIAAKTLRDSGLEVDPSQVIVTNGGKQAVYQAFQTVVNPGDEVLLPAPYWTTYPEAIALADGIPVEVFAGADQDYKVTVEQLEAARTDKTTALVFVSPSNPTGSVYTLEETEAIGRWAVEHGVWIISDEIYQNLVYEGTRAVSIVEAVPDAAAQTILVNGVAKTYAMTGWRLGWMVGPQDAIKIAGNLQSHLCSNVNNIAQRAALAALTGPQDEVEQMRQAFDRRRKLIVAELSKIDGVQVPTPLGAFYAYPDVRGLLGREWAGITPTTSLELADLILEKAEVAVVPGEAFGPSGYLRLSYALGDDALLEGVQRLQRLFAS from the coding sequence GTGACCGAACGCCCACCGCTCTCCCGCAAGCCCACGCTTTCCAAGAAGCTCAGTGCCATCGCCGAGTCCGCGACCCTCAAGGTCGATGCCAAGGCGAAGACGCTGCAGGCCGCCGGCCGGCCCGTGATCTCGTACGCGGCCGGCGAGCCCGACTTCGCGACCCCGCAGTTCATCGTGGACGCCGCCGCCGAGGCGCTGCACAACCCCGCGAACTTCCGCTACACGCCCGCAGCCGGCCTCCCGGTGCTGCGCGAGGCGATCGCCGCGAAGACGCTCCGCGACTCGGGCCTCGAGGTCGACCCGTCGCAGGTTATCGTCACCAACGGCGGCAAGCAGGCCGTCTACCAGGCCTTCCAGACCGTGGTGAACCCCGGCGACGAGGTGCTGCTGCCGGCGCCCTACTGGACGACCTACCCCGAGGCGATCGCCCTGGCCGACGGCATCCCCGTCGAGGTGTTCGCCGGTGCCGACCAGGACTACAAGGTGACCGTCGAGCAGCTCGAGGCCGCCCGCACCGACAAGACCACGGCCCTCGTGTTCGTGTCGCCCTCGAACCCGACCGGCTCGGTGTACACCCTCGAAGAGACCGAGGCGATAGGCCGCTGGGCCGTCGAGCACGGAGTCTGGATCATCTCCGACGAGATCTACCAGAACCTCGTCTACGAAGGCACGCGCGCCGTGTCGATCGTGGAGGCGGTTCCGGATGCTGCGGCCCAGACGATCCTCGTCAACGGCGTCGCGAAGACCTACGCGATGACCGGCTGGCGCCTGGGATGGATGGTCGGCCCCCAGGACGCGATCAAGATCGCCGGCAACCTGCAGTCGCACCTGTGCTCGAACGTGAACAACATCGCGCAGCGCGCGGCGCTGGCCGCGCTCACCGGTCCGCAGGACGAGGTCGAGCAGATGCGCCAAGCCTTCGACCGCCGCCGCAAGCTCATCGTCGCCGAACTATCGAAGATCGACGGCGTCCAGGTGCCCACCCCGCTCGGCGCCTTCTACGCGTACCCGGACGTGCGCGGCCTCCTCGGTCGCGAGTGGGCCGGGATCACGCCAACGACCTCTCTCGAGCTCGCCGACCTCATCCTCGAGAAGGCCGAGGTCGCCGTCGTTCCGGGCGAGGCCTTCGGCCCGTCCGGCTACCTGCGCCTGTCGTACGCGCTCGGCGACGACGCCCTCCTCGAGGGTGTGCAGCGCCTGCAGCGCCTCTTCGCGTCGTAA
- a CDS encoding sensor histidine kinase produces MLTKRGWDAIVSIVSAVIAIALVFLFPPANAARTAIALAAIGLFVLGYALIGRGAIEPPRAAWRYPAFLSVAAVAAGIGAGAAPFMAMLQTLAYPLVWVIGDSRRRGIGGSAVIAGSVFVGASFGYGLNLDSLLAGATTAVFSLSFAIAIGLWIARIAEYGEERERLLAELTAAQTQVEALSRERGASAERERLARDIHDTLAQTLAGLVIFAERAGRQSRDGQTDAAATTIATVERVARDALAEARALVARTAAVPREPAFGAAVERLIDRFREHGAARIALDTAGVRGDLDREAQVVLLRCLQEALSNVTKHAGAAKVTVRVEVAADGAAVLEVRDDGRGFDVSRPGSGFGLDGMRERVALAGGAFDVASVPGEGATLTVRLPAASGDAQGEAVPAAPATTGDAAADAMPTMGEHP; encoded by the coding sequence ATGCTGACGAAGCGGGGATGGGACGCGATCGTGTCGATCGTGTCGGCCGTCATCGCCATCGCGCTCGTCTTCCTCTTCCCGCCCGCCAACGCCGCCCGCACGGCGATCGCCCTCGCGGCGATCGGCCTCTTCGTCCTGGGCTATGCCCTGATCGGTCGCGGCGCGATCGAGCCTCCGCGCGCGGCATGGCGGTACCCCGCCTTCCTGTCGGTGGCAGCGGTCGCCGCGGGGATCGGCGCCGGCGCGGCGCCGTTCATGGCGATGCTCCAGACCTTGGCGTACCCCCTGGTGTGGGTCATCGGCGACTCCCGGCGTCGCGGCATCGGCGGATCGGCGGTCATCGCGGGGAGCGTCTTCGTGGGGGCGAGCTTCGGTTACGGCCTGAACCTGGATTCCCTGCTCGCCGGCGCGACCACCGCGGTCTTCTCCCTCTCGTTCGCGATCGCCATCGGCCTGTGGATCGCCCGCATCGCCGAGTACGGCGAGGAGCGCGAGCGCCTGCTGGCCGAACTGACCGCGGCGCAGACCCAGGTCGAGGCGCTCAGCCGCGAGCGCGGCGCGTCGGCCGAGCGCGAGCGTCTCGCCCGCGACATCCACGACACCCTGGCGCAGACTCTCGCGGGCCTCGTGATCTTCGCCGAGCGCGCGGGGCGGCAATCCAGGGACGGGCAGACGGATGCTGCCGCCACCACGATCGCGACCGTCGAACGGGTCGCGCGCGACGCCCTCGCCGAGGCCCGGGCGCTCGTCGCCCGCACGGCGGCCGTTCCCCGCGAGCCGGCCTTCGGCGCCGCGGTCGAGCGTCTCATCGATCGGTTCCGCGAACACGGCGCGGCGCGCATCGCGCTCGACACCGCCGGCGTGCGGGGCGACCTGGACCGCGAGGCGCAGGTGGTGCTGCTGCGCTGCCTGCAGGAGGCGCTGTCGAACGTGACGAAGCACGCCGGCGCCGCGAAGGTGACCGTGCGCGTGGAGGTCGCGGCGGACGGCGCCGCGGTGCTCGAGGTGCGCGACGACGGACGAGGCTTCGACGTCTCCCGGCCGGGAAGCGGCTTCGGGCTGGACGGCATGCGCGAGCGCGTGGCGCTGGCCGGGGGCGCGTTCGATGTCGCCTCCGTGCCGGGCGAGGGCGCGACGCTGACGGTCAGGCTTCCTGCGGCGTCGGGCGACGCGCAGGGCGAGGCGGTCCCGGCGGCCCCGGCCACGACGGGCGATGCCGCGGCCGACGCGATGCCGACGATGGGGGAACACCCATGA
- a CDS encoding FitA-like ribbon-helix-helix domain-containing protein, whose translation MRHDRRSNLQVRDVPECVHRTLKARAAASGRSLSDDVLEILEREAQHPTLDELLDRVRTRGAVDLGDEAQKILRAERDAA comes from the coding sequence ATGCGTCATGATCGCAGGTCGAACCTCCAGGTCCGCGACGTGCCCGAATGCGTCCACCGCACGCTGAAGGCCCGCGCGGCCGCGTCGGGACGCAGCCTGTCGGATGACGTCCTCGAGATCCTCGAGCGCGAAGCGCAGCACCCGACCCTCGACGAACTCCTCGACCGCGTGCGTACCCGCGGCGCTGTCGATCTCGGCGACGAGGCTCAGAAGATCCTGCGGGCAGAACGCGACGCCGCGTGA
- a CDS encoding ABC transporter permease has protein sequence MSVTVEGSRAVGIRSRRPRRNVLSVGIWRTRFELAQYFRSGDTLFFTFLFPVFMLGLFSVAFGSDGDVQIAPGVPPISMAELYLPGMIAAGLLLSGFQNLAMDIAIERSDGMLKRLGGTPLSPVSYFIGKIGQVLVTGVLQSALLLVFASAVLGVELPTEPERWMTFAWVFVLGITTSALLGVALSSVPRTAKSATAVVVPIALALQFISGVYLTFSQLPDWLQNVAGLFPLKWMAQGMRAVFLPDAYAALEQNGEWNLAGVAIALGIWLIVGLVLSRVTFRWIRRDA, from the coding sequence ATGAGCGTCACCGTCGAGGGGTCGCGTGCCGTCGGTATCCGTTCGCGTCGCCCGCGGCGCAATGTCCTGAGCGTCGGCATCTGGCGCACGCGGTTCGAGCTGGCGCAGTACTTCCGCTCGGGCGACACGCTGTTCTTCACGTTCCTCTTCCCCGTCTTCATGCTGGGCCTGTTCAGCGTCGCGTTCGGGTCGGACGGCGACGTGCAGATCGCTCCTGGCGTGCCACCGATCTCGATGGCCGAGCTGTATCTGCCCGGCATGATCGCCGCGGGCCTGCTGCTCTCGGGCTTCCAGAATCTGGCCATGGACATCGCGATCGAGCGCTCCGACGGCATGCTCAAGCGACTCGGCGGCACGCCGCTGTCGCCGGTGAGCTACTTCATCGGCAAGATCGGGCAGGTGCTGGTCACGGGAGTGCTGCAGTCCGCACTGCTGCTGGTGTTCGCCTCCGCGGTGCTCGGCGTCGAGCTGCCGACCGAGCCGGAGCGCTGGATGACCTTCGCCTGGGTGTTCGTCCTCGGGATCACGACGTCGGCCCTCCTCGGTGTCGCGCTGTCGTCCGTGCCGCGCACCGCGAAGAGTGCCACCGCCGTCGTCGTTCCGATCGCCCTCGCGCTGCAGTTCATCTCGGGCGTGTACCTCACGTTCTCGCAGCTGCCGGACTGGCTGCAGAACGTCGCGGGGCTGTTCCCGCTCAAGTGGATGGCACAGGGCATGCGTGCGGTGTTCCTGCCCGACGCGTACGCGGCACTCGAGCAGAACGGCGAGTGGAACCTCGCAGGCGTCGCGATCGCTCTCGGAATCTGGTTGATCGTGGGTCTGGTGCTGTCGCGCGTCACCTTCCGCTGGATCCGGCGCGACGCATAG
- a CDS encoding isocitrate lyase, with protein MTAYQDDIEAIRALKEQHGRGWDAIDPESAARMRAQNRFRTGLEIAQYTADIMRRDMAEYDADSSVYTQSLGVWHGFIGQQKLISIKKHLKSTNKRYLYLSGWMVAALRSEFGPLPDQSMHEKTAVPALIEELYTFLRQADARELDLLFTKLDQARVAGDETAVEFVQSQIDNYETHVVPIIADIDAGFGNPEATYLLAKKMIEAGACAIQIENQVSDEKQCGHQDGKVTVPHEDFIAKLTAVRYAFLELGIENGIIVARTDSLGAGLTQKLAVTHRPGDLGDQYNAFLDVEEISGADLGNGDVVIKRDGKLLRPKRLASNLYQFRSGTGEARVVLDCITSLQNGADLLWIETEKPHVEQIAGMVDAIRKEIPNAKLVYNNSPSFNWTLSFRQQAYDLLAEQGEDVSAYDRGDLMSVDYDDTELARLADEKIRTFQRDGSARAGIFHHLITLPTYHTAALSTDSLAKGYFGDEGMLAYVKGVQRREIREGIATVKHQNMAGSDIGDNHKAYFAGDAALKAGGQHNTMNQFS; from the coding sequence ATGACTGCCTACCAAGACGACATCGAAGCCATCCGGGCGCTCAAGGAGCAGCACGGCCGCGGCTGGGATGCCATCGACCCCGAGTCCGCTGCCCGCATGCGGGCGCAGAACCGCTTCCGGACGGGGCTCGAGATCGCCCAGTACACGGCCGACATCATGCGCCGCGACATGGCCGAGTACGACGCCGATTCGTCGGTCTACACCCAGTCGCTCGGCGTCTGGCACGGCTTCATCGGCCAGCAGAAGCTGATCTCGATCAAGAAGCACCTGAAGAGCACGAACAAGCGCTACCTCTACCTCTCGGGGTGGATGGTCGCCGCGCTCCGCTCGGAGTTCGGCCCGCTTCCCGACCAGTCGATGCACGAGAAGACGGCGGTGCCCGCCCTCATCGAGGAGCTGTACACGTTCCTCCGCCAGGCGGATGCGCGTGAGCTCGACCTGCTCTTCACCAAGCTGGACCAGGCTCGCGTCGCCGGCGACGAGACCGCCGTCGAGTTCGTCCAGTCGCAGATCGACAACTACGAGACCCACGTGGTGCCGATCATCGCCGACATCGACGCCGGCTTCGGCAACCCCGAGGCCACGTACCTCCTGGCGAAGAAGATGATCGAGGCGGGCGCGTGCGCGATCCAGATCGAGAACCAGGTGTCGGACGAGAAGCAGTGCGGCCATCAGGACGGCAAGGTCACGGTTCCGCACGAGGACTTCATCGCGAAGCTCACCGCGGTGCGCTACGCGTTCCTCGAGCTCGGGATCGAGAACGGCATCATCGTCGCCCGCACCGACTCGCTCGGCGCCGGACTCACGCAGAAGCTCGCGGTCACGCACCGGCCCGGCGACCTCGGCGACCAGTACAACGCCTTCCTCGACGTCGAGGAGATCTCAGGCGCCGACCTCGGCAACGGCGACGTCGTCATCAAGCGCGACGGAAAGCTGCTGCGGCCGAAGCGCCTCGCCAGCAACCTGTACCAGTTCCGCTCGGGGACCGGCGAGGCGCGCGTCGTGCTCGACTGCATCACGTCGCTGCAGAACGGCGCCGACCTGCTGTGGATCGAGACCGAGAAGCCCCACGTGGAGCAGATCGCCGGCATGGTCGACGCGATCCGCAAGGAGATCCCGAACGCGAAGCTCGTCTACAACAACAGCCCGTCGTTCAACTGGACGCTCAGTTTCCGCCAGCAGGCGTACGACCTGCTCGCCGAGCAGGGCGAGGACGTCTCGGCCTACGACCGCGGTGACCTGATGAGCGTCGACTACGACGACACCGAGCTGGCGCGGCTGGCCGACGAGAAGATCCGCACGTTCCAGCGCGACGGCTCGGCGCGCGCCGGGATCTTCCACCACCTCATCACGCTCCCGACGTACCACACGGCGGCGCTGTCGACCGACAGCCTCGCGAAGGGCTACTTCGGCGACGAGGGCATGCTCGCGTATGTGAAGGGCGTCCAGCGTCGCGAGATCCGCGAGGGCATCGCCACGGTCAAGCACCAGAACATGGCCGGAAGCGACATCGGCGACAACCACAAGGCGTACTTCGCCGGCGACGCCGCCCTCAAGGCGGGCGGGCAGCACAACACGATGAACCAGTTCAGCTGA
- a CDS encoding endonuclease domain-containing protein produces MRALPSQAFACGPTAGVVLGVPLPVALQNDAFERPTIAVPYPNNRIRGRRVRGRSLQIADDEVLTRRRIRVTRPSRTWRDLSAELDLPAFVAVTDFLIARNRRRCTIDQLTAEHTRAPRSPGAGTRRRALELCSERSESPRESELRCVLELAGLPRPECNVEIHDGTRLVARVDMLYRAQKLIIEYYGDYHRDPDQWSRDEMRRAELESLGYRFTVVTRRDFDDLPALTARIRRLLSVSTAS; encoded by the coding sequence ATGCGCGCCCTGCCCTCACAGGCTTTCGCCTGCGGCCCGACTGCGGGCGTCGTACTCGGCGTGCCGCTCCCCGTCGCTCTCCAGAACGACGCGTTCGAACGACCGACGATCGCGGTGCCGTATCCGAACAACAGAATCCGAGGGCGGCGAGTTCGCGGACGATCTCTGCAGATCGCGGACGATGAGGTGCTGACGAGGCGTCGCATCCGTGTGACTCGTCCATCGCGGACGTGGCGCGACCTCTCCGCCGAGCTGGACCTTCCTGCGTTCGTCGCCGTGACGGACTTCCTCATTGCGCGCAACCGACGCCGTTGCACGATCGATCAACTGACGGCGGAGCACACCCGAGCGCCGCGCTCGCCTGGCGCTGGAACTCGTCGCCGCGCCCTCGAACTCTGTTCGGAGCGTTCGGAGTCACCCCGTGAGTCCGAGCTCCGTTGCGTTCTCGAACTGGCCGGACTCCCGCGGCCTGAGTGCAATGTCGAAATCCATGACGGCACACGATTGGTCGCCCGCGTCGACATGCTCTACCGCGCGCAGAAACTGATCATCGAGTACTACGGCGATTACCATCGCGATCCGGATCAGTGGAGCCGCGATGAAATGCGGCGCGCCGAACTGGAGTCTCTCGGCTACCGATTCACCGTGGTCACACGGCGCGACTTCGACGACCTGCCCGCCCTCACGGCCCGTATCCGCCGACTCCTTTCTGTATCGACCGCAAGCTGA
- a CDS encoding Wadjet anti-phage system protein JetD domain-containing protein — protein MADHDLYDDLVTDRLGPAVRLEQARIDWDWALARLRERFV, from the coding sequence ATCGCCGACCACGACCTGTACGACGATCTCGTGACTGACCGGCTCGGTCCCGCGGTCCGCCTGGAGCAGGCGCGCATCGACTGGGACTGGGCTCTCGCCCGCCTGCGAGAGCGTTTCGTGTGA
- a CDS encoding ABC transporter ATP-binding protein yields the protein MQTLAVRVRNLRKTYGDRTVVDGVSFEIERGETFALLGPNGAGKSTTVEILEGYRRRTGGDVEVLGVDPATGGLDLKARLGIVLQSTGQSGLVTVREQLRQFAGFYPDPRDVDDVIAAVGLEAQAKTRISKLSGGQQRRVDVALGIIGRPELLFLDEPTTGFDPHARREFWELIRRLQAEGTTIVLTTHYLDEAAQLADRVAVIAAGRLQAIGPVAGFGGEAARVPIVRWVENGMLRHERTEDPFAFATALAARLGGAPAELEIVRPSLEDVYLEMVGETTAEATAGAAAEKKGAVR from the coding sequence ATGCAGACACTAGCGGTGCGGGTGCGGAACCTGCGCAAGACGTACGGCGATCGCACGGTCGTCGACGGGGTGTCGTTCGAGATCGAGCGCGGCGAGACGTTCGCCCTCCTCGGGCCGAACGGCGCCGGCAAGTCGACCACCGTCGAGATCCTCGAGGGGTACCGGCGGCGCACAGGCGGCGACGTCGAGGTGCTCGGCGTCGACCCCGCCACGGGTGGCCTCGACCTCAAGGCGCGACTGGGCATCGTGCTCCAGTCGACCGGCCAGTCCGGCCTCGTCACGGTCCGCGAGCAGTTGCGGCAGTTCGCGGGCTTCTACCCGGATCCGCGCGACGTCGACGACGTGATCGCCGCCGTCGGCCTCGAGGCGCAGGCGAAGACCCGCATCTCGAAGCTCTCGGGCGGACAGCAGCGACGGGTCGACGTGGCCCTCGGCATCATCGGTCGCCCCGAGCTGCTGTTCCTCGACGAGCCCACGACAGGCTTCGACCCGCACGCCCGTCGCGAGTTCTGGGAGCTCATCCGGCGCCTCCAGGCCGAAGGCACGACGATCGTGCTGACCACGCATTACCTGGACGAGGCGGCGCAGCTCGCCGACCGCGTCGCGGTGATCGCCGCCGGACGGCTGCAGGCGATCGGCCCCGTCGCGGGGTTCGGCGGTGAGGCTGCGCGGGTGCCGATCGTGCGATGGGTGGAGAACGGGATGCTGCGCCACGAGCGCACCGAGGACCCCTTCGCGTTCGCGACCGCCCTGGCGGCGCGGCTGGGCGGCGCGCCCGCCGAGCTCGAAATCGTGCGGCCGAGCCTCGAGGACGTCTACCTCGAAATGGTCGGTGAGACCACCGCGGAGGCGACCGCGGGTGCGGCCGCCGAGAAGAAGGGAGCGGTGCGATGA